Proteins found in one Oncorhynchus tshawytscha isolate Ot180627B unplaced genomic scaffold, Otsh_v2.0 Un_contig_11576_pilon_pilon, whole genome shotgun sequence genomic segment:
- the LOC112259437 gene encoding synaptogyrin-1, giving the protein MEGMAYGAGKAGGAFNPITFFQQPHTILRILSWFFSIVIFGSIANEGYVNRPDEAQEFCIFNRNQNACNYGLFMGTLAFLCCLVFLALDVYFPQISSVKDRKKAVLADVGVSAFWSFMWFVGFCFLTNQWQVAKQEDNPLREGGDAARAAITFAFFSIFTWAAQSFFGYQRYQLGADSALFSQDYIDPSLDAGAAGDPYTSFTAGGDDLGQGAPVGGSSYQGMNGEGGGGVPGVLREDSGDERRMGE; this is encoded by the exons ATGGAGGGCATGGCATATGGAGCTGGGAAGGCTGGAGGTGCTTTCAACCCTATAACGTTCTTCCAGCAGCCACACACCATCCTCCGGATCCTCTCTTGG TTTTTCTCTATTGTGATCTTTGGTTCTATAGCCAACGAGGGTTACGTGAACCGACCGGACGAGGCCCAGGAGTTCTGTATTTTCaacag gaACCAGAATGCGTGTAACTATGGACTGTTCATGGGAACCTTGGCCTTTCTCTGCTGTCTGGTCTTCCTGGCCCTGGATGTCTACTTCCCACAGATCAGCTCCGTCAAGGACCGCAAGAAGGCTGTACTGGCAGACGTAGGGGTTTCAG CATTCTGGTCCTTCATGTGGTTCGTGGGGTTCTGTTTCCTGACCAACCAATGGCAGGTGGCGAAGCAGGAGGACAACcccctgagggagggaggggatgccGCTCGTGCTGCTATCACCTTCGCCTTCTTCTCCATATTCACCTGG GCGGCCCAGTCCTTCTTCGGCTATCAGAGGTACCAGCTGGGGGCAgactctgctctcttctcccagGACTACATAGACCCCAGCCTGGATGCTGGGGCGGCCGGGGACCCCTACACCTCCTTCACGGCCGGGGGGGACGATCTGGGACAAGGAGCCCCTGTGGGGGGGTCCTCCTATCAGGGGATGAACggcgaggggggggggggggtaccagGAGTACTGAGGGAGGACAGTGGGGATGaaaggaggatgggggagtag